The Engystomops pustulosus chromosome 4, aEngPut4.maternal, whole genome shotgun sequence genome contains a region encoding:
- the WDR55 gene encoding WD repeat-containing protein 55 isoform X1 — translation MAAPMETAPLSKDLDTNHEEGEQLESEELDDTPGPAEPRVRDTPMDMSFEAGVNTIAFHPSRDILAAGDVDGDVFVYSYSCVEYENKELWSSGHHLKSCRDVAFSSDGQQLFTVSKDKSIHILNVEEGKLVKRITKAHESALNRLLLIDENLFATGDDSGMLKVWDLRRGTAFMEMKNHEEYISDMVIDQNKKMLLTASGDGTMGVFNIKRRKFELLSEYQNGDLTSISIMKRGRKVACGSSEGTIYLFNWNGFGATSDRFAIKAESIDCMLPITDSIVCTGSMDGIIRAVSILPNRVIGTVGQHPGEPIEQLAKSRDGRFLASCAHDQKVKFWDASNIGSIVVDVYRKRKKNRQLTALSKKAFGGADDFFADLKEDREESKEKEVEQEDEEDSDSDDSDSD, via the exons CTGGAGTCTGAAGAGCTTGATGATACCCCAGGCCCTGCAGAACCCCGGGTGAGGGACACTCCGatggacatgtcatttgaggctgGTGTGAACACCATTGCATTTCACCCCAGTCGGGACATCCTGGCTGCTGGAGATGTGGATGGAGACGTGTTTGT gtATTCATATTCTTGTGTAGAGTATGAGAACAAAGAACTTTGGTCTTCTGGACATCACCTGAAGTCGTGTCGAGATGTTGCTTTTTCCAGTGATGGCCAGC AGCTTTTTACAGTATCCAAAGACAAGTCTATTCACATCCTTAATGTGGAGGAGGGAAAACTAGTGAAACGAATCACCAAAGCCCATGA ATCTGCCCTGAATAGACTGCTCTTGATAGATGAGAACCTCTTTGCCACTGGTGATGACAGTGGGATGTTGAAAGTGTGGGACCTTCGAAGAGGCACAGCTTTCATGGAGATGAAGAATCACGAAGAATACATAAGTGACATGGTCATTGACCAAAACAAAAAGATGCTCCTTACAGCCAG TGGAGATGGAACCATGGGTGTTTTCAACATAAAGAGACGGAAGTTTGAGTTGCTTTCAGAATACCAAAACGGAGATCTGACATCTATATCTATAATGAAG AGGGGCAGAAAGGTGGCGTGTGGCTCAAGTGAGGGGACAATATATCTGTTCAACTGGAATGGATTTGGGGCAACAAGTGATCGTTTTGCCATCAAGGCTGAGTCCATTGACTGTATGCTACCAATCACTGATAGCATAGTGTGCACAGGGTCCATGGACGGCATTATCAG GGCCGTAAGCATTTTGCCCAATAGAGTCATTGGTACAGTGGGTCAGCATCCTGGAGAACCCATAGAACAATTGGCAAAGTCCAGAGATGGCAGATTCTTGGCCAGCTGTGCCCATGACCAAAAAGTCAAGTTCTGGGATGCGTCAAACATTGGCTCTATTGTAGTGGATGTCTACCGGAAGCGGAAGAAGAACCGGCAGCTTACAGCGTTGAGTAAGAAAGCATTTGGAGGAGCTGATGACTTTTTTGCGGATTTAAAGGAAGACCGAGAAGAAAGTAAGGAAAAAGAGGTGGAGCAAGAAGATGAAGAGGACAGTGACAGTGATGACTCTGACAGCGATTAA
- the WDR55 gene encoding WD repeat-containing protein 55 isoform X2 yields the protein MDMSFEAGVNTIAFHPSRDILAAGDVDGDVFVYSYSCVEYENKELWSSGHHLKSCRDVAFSSDGQQLFTVSKDKSIHILNVEEGKLVKRITKAHESALNRLLLIDENLFATGDDSGMLKVWDLRRGTAFMEMKNHEEYISDMVIDQNKKMLLTASGDGTMGVFNIKRRKFELLSEYQNGDLTSISIMKRGRKVACGSSEGTIYLFNWNGFGATSDRFAIKAESIDCMLPITDSIVCTGSMDGIIRAVSILPNRVIGTVGQHPGEPIEQLAKSRDGRFLASCAHDQKVKFWDASNIGSIVVDVYRKRKKNRQLTALSKKAFGGADDFFADLKEDREESKEKEVEQEDEEDSDSDDSDSD from the exons atggacatgtcatttgaggctgGTGTGAACACCATTGCATTTCACCCCAGTCGGGACATCCTGGCTGCTGGAGATGTGGATGGAGACGTGTTTGT gtATTCATATTCTTGTGTAGAGTATGAGAACAAAGAACTTTGGTCTTCTGGACATCACCTGAAGTCGTGTCGAGATGTTGCTTTTTCCAGTGATGGCCAGC AGCTTTTTACAGTATCCAAAGACAAGTCTATTCACATCCTTAATGTGGAGGAGGGAAAACTAGTGAAACGAATCACCAAAGCCCATGA ATCTGCCCTGAATAGACTGCTCTTGATAGATGAGAACCTCTTTGCCACTGGTGATGACAGTGGGATGTTGAAAGTGTGGGACCTTCGAAGAGGCACAGCTTTCATGGAGATGAAGAATCACGAAGAATACATAAGTGACATGGTCATTGACCAAAACAAAAAGATGCTCCTTACAGCCAG TGGAGATGGAACCATGGGTGTTTTCAACATAAAGAGACGGAAGTTTGAGTTGCTTTCAGAATACCAAAACGGAGATCTGACATCTATATCTATAATGAAG AGGGGCAGAAAGGTGGCGTGTGGCTCAAGTGAGGGGACAATATATCTGTTCAACTGGAATGGATTTGGGGCAACAAGTGATCGTTTTGCCATCAAGGCTGAGTCCATTGACTGTATGCTACCAATCACTGATAGCATAGTGTGCACAGGGTCCATGGACGGCATTATCAG GGCCGTAAGCATTTTGCCCAATAGAGTCATTGGTACAGTGGGTCAGCATCCTGGAGAACCCATAGAACAATTGGCAAAGTCCAGAGATGGCAGATTCTTGGCCAGCTGTGCCCATGACCAAAAAGTCAAGTTCTGGGATGCGTCAAACATTGGCTCTATTGTAGTGGATGTCTACCGGAAGCGGAAGAAGAACCGGCAGCTTACAGCGTTGAGTAAGAAAGCATTTGGAGGAGCTGATGACTTTTTTGCGGATTTAAAGGAAGACCGAGAAGAAAGTAAGGAAAAAGAGGTGGAGCAAGAAGATGAAGAGGACAGTGACAGTGATGACTCTGACAGCGATTAA